A section of the Harmonia axyridis chromosome 2, icHarAxyr1.1, whole genome shotgun sequence genome encodes:
- the LOC123672777 gene encoding uncharacterized protein LOC123672777 yields the protein MLKRIILFFYVILLQTALLKGMMSGMERLQEPQMSACLKKIFCLTSREMMPVCLSDGRTYATRSIVECLNRCLPPEQNVHIEYFGYCVHDILMTYAMEAILGSS from the exons ATGCTTAAACGTATCATTTTGTTCTTTTATG taaTATTGTTGCAAACTGCATTGTTGAAAGGAATGATGAGTGGAATGGAGAGGTTACAAGAGCCACAAATGTCAGCatgcttaaaaaaaattttctgcctAACCTCTAGAGAAATGATGCCAGTGTGTCTTTCTGATGGAAGAACATATGCCACTAGGAGTATTGTCGAATGTTTGAACCGTTGTCTACCTCCAGAGCAGA ACGTCCACATCGAATACTTCGGATATTGTGTGCATGACATTCTAATGACATACGCTATGGAAGCAATATTGGGATCCTCATGA
- the LOC123672095 gene encoding uncharacterized protein LOC123672095, translated as MKVIILCFVLIAVFYSASAKPVDDLDGKWEKFKVDFKKNYGDSEEESTRKELFRKTVEQVEAHNARYEKGLETYTQGINHFADLTPEEKKQYLGFRPSNSAAAPVQDVDSQWVKYKADFNKKYDSPEEEAQRKQLFVKTLQEVESHNAKYQQGLVTWTKGINQFADWTPEEFKRIQGTRLSSCRLLVKLKKLHTMNIACLCLVLLAVLHLGSSNPVDDLDAKWAKYKVDFNKKYVDPTEDARRKEIFKQSLIDIEEHNAKYKQGLVSWYKGINQFTDITKEEFAAMQGHREVSG; from the exons ATGAAAGTTATCATATTGTGCTTCGTTCTAATCGCTGTTTTCTATTCAGCCTCAGCTAAACCAGTCGATGATTTGGATGGCAAATGGGAGAAATTCAAG GTTGATTTTAAGAAGAACTATGGAGATTCCGAGGAAGAGTCAACACGTAAGGAATTGTTCAGGAAAACAGTTGAGCAGGTTGAGGCTCACAACGCAAGGTACGAGAAAGGCTTAGAAACTTATACCCAAGGAATAAACCATTTTGCTGATCTTACACCTGAAGAAAAGAAGCAATATTTGGGTTTTAGACCAAGCAATT CAGCGGCAGCACCTGTTCAAGATGTGGATTCACAATGGGTGAAATATAAG GCAGACTTCAATAAGAAATATGACAGTCCAGAAGAGGAAGCACAGAGGAAACAACTTTTCGTGAAGACTCTTCAAGAAGTTGAATCTCACAACGCCAAATACCAACAAGGTTTAGTTACCTGGACTAAAGGAATCAATCAATTTGCAGATTGGACGCCAGAAGAATTCAAAAGGATACAAGGAACCAG GTTGTCAAGCTGTCGATTGttagtgaaattaaaaaaactgcACACCATGAATATAGCCTGTTTATGTTTGGTACTTTTAGCTGTTTTGCATCTAGGTTCAAGCAATCCAGTGGATGATTTAGACGCAAAGTGGGCTAAATACAAG GTTGACTTCAACAAGAAATACGTCGACCCAACTGAAGATGCTCGTCGCAAAGAGATCTTCAAGCAGAGCCTCATCGATATAGAAGAGCACAATGCGAAATATAAACAAGGGCTCGTAAGTTGGTACAAGGGTATCAATCAGTTCACCGATATAACAAAAGAAGAATTCGCAGCTATGCAAGGACATAGGGAAGTCTCAGGATAG